A window of uncultured Litoreibacter sp. contains these coding sequences:
- a CDS encoding VOC family protein, with amino-acid sequence MTYKPDGYNDLSPYLIVSDAQAVLDFAIAAFGATTLRVFHRNDGSIMHAETRIGDSVLMIGQADGPPAHLHLYMPDPDATLDRAVELGATLVQQMKNDEHGDRRGGVQTDDGTTWWLSKQVNA; translated from the coding sequence ATGACGTACAAACCGGACGGATATAACGATTTATCGCCCTATCTGATCGTGTCAGATGCGCAGGCGGTTCTGGATTTTGCCATTGCTGCCTTTGGGGCGACAACGCTGCGGGTCTTTCACCGTAACGATGGCAGCATCATGCATGCGGAGACCCGGATCGGGGACAGTGTGCTGATGATCGGACAGGCCGATGGGCCGCCTGCGCATCTGCATTTGTACATGCCTGACCCGGACGCCACGTTGGATCGCGCTGTTGAACTGGGTGCGACGCTGGTGCAGCAGATGAAAAACGACGAACACGGGGACCGTCGCGGCGGTGTCCAAACCGATGACGGCACCACATGGTGGCTGTCCAAACAGGTGAACGCATGA
- a CDS encoding TRAP transporter large permease subunit, protein MQLLSLISFMDLNQWMVLLMFIVFIVMLFRGIPVAYALVGVSLVFIVLAQFVLDPAADAIQNYIEYDETRIEYRKMFANAGRFFGGVIQNPVLVALPMFIYMGLMLDQSGVAQRMMQSMQVLFGALRGGLALSVMLIGIILAASTGVVGASVVLLGVMGLPTMMKQDYSKTIATGTIAASGTLGILIPPSIMLVIMSDQLAISLGDLFMGALFPGLLLGGLYIVFIVVWGLLNPKAMPLPENREPVTMKIVLDVLISVIPPMFLILLVLGSIFFGYATPTEASGLGALGALTLALTNRRLNGKVFKDVMRQTMNTSGYIVGIFIAANFFAYVLRLYGGDEIIKNLVLGSFDNKNMVVVFILFIIFLLGFLLDWIEITLIIMPLMLPVVIGLDIPVDGYGVVDNPSVVWFAILVAVTLQTSFLTPPVGFSLFYLRGVCPPGVTLGHIYKGVIPFVLLQLFGLFIVFEFPWLVTWLPAIAYGN, encoded by the coding sequence ATGCAACTGCTTTCGCTTATTTCGTTCATGGACCTGAACCAATGGATGGTTCTGTTGATGTTCATCGTCTTCATCGTGATGCTGTTTCGTGGCATTCCGGTGGCCTATGCGTTGGTCGGTGTGTCGCTGGTCTTCATCGTGCTGGCTCAGTTCGTCCTGGACCCCGCCGCCGACGCCATCCAGAACTACATCGAATACGACGAAACCCGCATCGAATACCGCAAGATGTTCGCCAATGCGGGCCGTTTCTTCGGAGGCGTGATCCAGAACCCGGTTTTGGTGGCGCTGCCCATGTTCATCTATATGGGCTTGATGCTGGACCAGTCTGGCGTGGCGCAGCGGATGATGCAATCCATGCAGGTGCTCTTTGGCGCGTTGCGCGGCGGGCTCGCCCTGTCGGTCATGCTGATTGGCATCATTCTGGCGGCCTCTACCGGCGTCGTCGGGGCGTCGGTCGTACTGCTGGGCGTCATGGGGCTACCCACGATGATGAAGCAGGATTATTCCAAAACCATCGCCACCGGTACCATCGCCGCCTCGGGCACGTTGGGCATCCTGATCCCGCCGTCGATCATGCTGGTGATCATGTCCGACCAGCTGGCGATCAGCTTGGGTGATTTGTTCATGGGCGCGCTGTTCCCCGGTTTGCTGTTGGGCGGGCTCTATATCGTGTTCATCGTTGTCTGGGGGCTGCTGAACCCAAAGGCGATGCCGCTGCCCGAAAACCGCGAGCCGGTAACGATGAAAATCGTCTTGGACGTGCTGATCTCGGTCATCCCACCGATGTTCCTGATCCTGTTGGTGCTGGGTTCGATTTTCTTTGGCTACGCCACGCCTACCGAGGCGTCGGGCCTTGGCGCGCTGGGCGCGTTGACGCTGGCGCTGACGAACCGCCGGCTGAACGGCAAAGTGTTCAAGGACGTGATGCGCCAGACGATGAACACCTCGGGCTACATCGTGGGTATTTTCATTGCGGCCAACTTTTTCGCCTATGTGCTGCGCCTCTATGGCGGCGACGAGATCATCAAGAACCTGGTGCTGGGCTCGTTTGACAACAAGAACATGGTGGTGGTGTTCATCCTGTTCATCATCTTCCTGCTGGGCTTCCTGCTGGACTGGATCGAGATCACGTTGATCATCATGCCGCTGATGCTGCCGGTGGTGATCGGCCTGGATATCCCGGTCGACGGATACGGCGTGGTGGACAACCCATCCGTGGTCTGGTTCGCAATTCTGGTCGCGGTGACGTTGCAGACGTCCTTCCTCACCCCGCCGGTGGGGTTCTCGCTGTTCTACCTGCGCGGCGTGTGCCCGCCGGGCGTCACACTGGGGCACATTTACAAAGGCGTGATCCCGTTCGTGCTGCTGCAGCTCTTTGGGTTGTTCATAGTCTTCGAGTTCCCGTGGCTGGTGACATGGCTGCCGGCAATCGCTTACGGTAACTAA
- a CDS encoding FAD-binding oxidoreductase yields the protein MQTPSKSSYDVVIVGGAMYGSSVAWWLSRTPDFDGSILVVERDPSYEFSSTGHTNSCIRQQFSNKVNIQISQFGAEFINNFKDFMADDDAPHILLQNYGYMYLADTPEFAETLQELQRIQQSLGAGTKYMTRDEIAADYPFYQLDDIIGGNHNLINEGYFDGGTIFDWWKRKARAQGVEYIHNEVVSMTRNAAGTRVENVTLALGETVACGTVANCSGPRAVLTSRMAGIEVPIEPRRRYTFIFDAETPLDRDLPLTIDPSGVHMRSDGKYYLAGCPPDEDPAVDYEDFYEDHAIWQDKVWPIVATRVPAFETVKVINSWVGHYAFNTFDQNAVIGPHTQVENFVFVNGFSGHGLQQSPAMGRGVAEWIAYGEYRSIDLTPFGFHRIESGTKFVEKAVI from the coding sequence ATGCAGACACCATCAAAATCAAGCTACGACGTGGTGATCGTCGGTGGCGCAATGTACGGGTCTTCCGTCGCGTGGTGGCTGTCGCGCACCCCCGATTTTGACGGCTCCATTCTGGTCGTGGAGCGTGACCCGAGCTACGAATTTTCGTCCACGGGGCACACCAACAGCTGCATTCGGCAGCAGTTTTCGAACAAGGTGAATATCCAAATTTCGCAGTTTGGGGCCGAATTCATCAATAACTTTAAGGACTTCATGGCTGATGATGATGCCCCTCACATCTTGCTGCAGAACTATGGCTACATGTATTTGGCCGATACGCCCGAATTCGCAGAGACGCTTCAGGAGTTGCAACGCATCCAGCAAAGTCTCGGGGCAGGGACCAAATACATGACCCGCGACGAGATCGCGGCGGACTACCCGTTCTACCAGCTCGACGACATCATTGGCGGCAACCATAATCTGATCAACGAAGGTTATTTCGACGGCGGCACCATCTTCGATTGGTGGAAGCGCAAGGCGCGCGCGCAGGGGGTGGAATACATCCATAATGAAGTGGTCTCGATGACCCGCAACGCGGCTGGGACCCGTGTCGAAAACGTGACGCTCGCCTTGGGAGAGACCGTTGCCTGCGGCACGGTCGCCAACTGTTCGGGACCGCGGGCAGTGCTGACTTCGCGCATGGCCGGGATCGAAGTGCCGATTGAGCCGCGCCGCCGCTATACGTTCATCTTTGACGCCGAAACCCCGCTGGACCGCGACCTGCCGCTAACGATTGACCCCTCAGGCGTGCATATGCGCAGCGACGGCAAATACTATCTGGCTGGATGCCCTCCTGATGAGGATCCGGCGGTGGATTACGAGGATTTCTACGAGGATCACGCCATCTGGCAGGACAAGGTCTGGCCCATCGTGGCCACCCGGGTGCCTGCCTTTGAGACGGTGAAGGTGATCAACTCATGGGTGGGGCATTACGCGTTCAACACGTTCGACCAGAATGCGGTAATCGGGCCGCACACGCAGGTTGAAAACTTCGTTTTCGTCAACGGCTTCTCTGGCCACGGGCTGCAGCAGTCGCCTGCTATGGGCCGGGGCGTGGCAGAGTGGATCGCATATGGCGAATACCGCAGCATCGACCTGACACCGTTTGGCTTCCACCGGATCGAAAGCGGCACCAAATTCGTTGAAAAGGCCGTCATCTAG
- a CDS encoding TRAP transporter small permease subunit, translating to MSDQSIPDVEEVLAISDPGEVDRHTHGFADRLMINVGNVVSWMFPILMIAIVSQVFLRGAGNNQAWLDDAQWWMYGFAMLTAFGYAITTNSHVRVDILHQNYSDAKKARIEVFAIGWLLLPFIALMTDVLVHYSWQSIISGEGSSSPNGLHRVYLLKATLPVLFLLAAAAGWARFKHNLKTFTDTGLATQLLWMLPTAIFVGWRLVHYAAYWVIYFTNAEIRPRRITREPFFDHTLWVSVALVVALIAVGLLRRRRGDN from the coding sequence ATGTCAGATCAATCCATTCCAGACGTCGAAGAGGTGCTTGCCATCTCGGACCCCGGCGAGGTGGACCGCCACACGCACGGGTTCGCGGACCGGCTGATGATCAATGTCGGCAATGTCGTGTCGTGGATGTTTCCGATCCTGATGATCGCTATTGTCAGCCAGGTGTTCCTGCGCGGCGCGGGCAACAACCAGGCGTGGCTCGATGATGCGCAGTGGTGGATGTACGGCTTCGCTATGCTGACGGCCTTCGGCTACGCCATCACCACCAACAGCCATGTGCGGGTCGACATCCTGCACCAGAATTATTCCGACGCGAAGAAAGCGCGGATCGAGGTCTTCGCCATTGGCTGGTTGCTGCTGCCGTTCATTGCGCTGATGACGGATGTGCTGGTCCATTACAGCTGGCAATCTATCATTTCGGGCGAGGGGTCGAGCAGCCCCAACGGGCTGCACCGCGTGTACTTGTTGAAGGCCACCTTGCCGGTGCTGTTCCTGTTGGCCGCCGCTGCCGGTTGGGCGCGGTTCAAACACAACCTGAAGACATTTACCGATACGGGATTGGCAACACAGCTGCTTTGGATGCTGCCCACGGCCATCTTCGTGGGCTGGCGGCTGGTGCATTACGCGGCCTATTGGGTGATCTACTTCACGAACGCCGAGATCCGCCCCCGCCGTATCACCCGAGAACCATTCTTTGACCACACATTGTGGGTGTCTGTGGCGCTGGTCGTGGCCTTGATTGCCGTCGGTCTTCTGCGCCGCCGCCGCGGGGACAACTAA
- a CDS encoding monovalent cation/H+ antiporter subunit A translates to MSLFLIVALPFLGALLPGLMNSAGRAACAGVTFTISLAALIGLLTNLPAVLAGELVTARIDWIPMLGMNFTLMLDGLGFFFAALILGIGLLIITYARYYLAREDNMGEFFTYLLLFQGAMVGIVLSDNILLLLVFWELTSLSSFLLIGYWKHLPEGRQGARMALTVTGMGGLAMIGGMLILGQIAGSYDLSVILQNRELIQADPLYLPALILILMGCFTKSAQFPFHFWLPHAMAAPTPVSAYLHSATMVKAGIFLMARMWPVLSGTPEWFVIVTTAGLVTMVLGAVIALFKHDLKALLAFSTVSHLGLITMLLGTGTAFGAMAAMFHILNHATFKAALFMSAGIIDHETHTRDIRRLGGLRHLMPITFTIATLAALSMAGIPLLNGFLSKEMMLEEANHTVLFNSPYLVPVLATVGSLFSAAYCFRLIGHTFLGPVRDDYPAKPHDPPVGLWGPPSLLVILVVVIGVAPFFAEPFVKLVTASVLGEAAEVPKAYFKIWHGLVPALFMSIAAVVGGLLMMAVFNPALRLWDAAPRPEAKTIFEAIIAFAVGLARRIIAPLHDGAFSRYAAIMAITVVAMGYHAWVTGTVGAPTRTPQTANPVQIAGWLMLVAATGGLVFLHRNRLLSLILIGIVGLMVSVGFVFFSAPDLAMTQLTVEVVTIILLLLALNFLPNRTPVESTVLRRTSDTVVAVAGGLAATVLSYHYLLRDTVAPSISEFHLANSYKGGGGTNVVNVILVDFRGFDTYGEIIVLGIAALLIYALTETLLSGPVRARLLNRKPDQPRAGNMHPMMMVVMTRVIMPVVLMVAFYIFLRGHNEPGGGFIAGLVASIAVVMQYMASGFAWTTARLRYPYHGVIGSGVLIAGLTGIGSWFFTKPFLTSDFTYVRIPPFEKFELATAALFDLGVFLAVVGAVMLSLESFSRLARRAHVQDSDHPMDIDPSRDDPKKEAEA, encoded by the coding sequence GTGTCCCTCTTCCTTATCGTTGCGTTGCCCTTCCTTGGTGCATTGCTTCCTGGTCTGATGAATTCCGCTGGCCGCGCGGCCTGCGCGGGCGTGACCTTCACCATCAGCCTTGCCGCTCTGATCGGGCTCCTGACCAATCTGCCAGCCGTTCTGGCGGGCGAGCTGGTCACGGCGCGGATCGATTGGATCCCGATGCTGGGCATGAATTTCACGCTGATGCTGGATGGCTTGGGCTTCTTCTTTGCCGCGTTGATCCTCGGGATCGGGCTGCTGATCATCACCTACGCCCGCTACTACCTCGCCCGCGAGGACAATATGGGCGAGTTCTTCACCTATCTGCTGCTGTTCCAAGGCGCGATGGTGGGGATTGTGCTGTCGGACAACATCCTGCTTTTGCTGGTGTTTTGGGAGCTGACCTCGCTGTCTTCCTTCCTGCTGATCGGCTATTGGAAGCACCTGCCCGAAGGCCGCCAAGGCGCGCGCATGGCGTTGACCGTAACCGGCATGGGCGGACTGGCCATGATTGGGGGCATGCTGATCTTGGGCCAGATCGCGGGCAGCTATGATCTGAGCGTCATCCTGCAAAATCGCGAATTGATCCAGGCCGACCCGCTTTACTTGCCCGCGTTGATCCTGATCCTGATGGGTTGCTTCACCAAATCGGCGCAGTTCCCGTTCCACTTCTGGTTGCCGCACGCCATGGCTGCACCGACACCTGTATCGGCCTATCTGCACTCCGCCACCATGGTCAAAGCCGGTATCTTCCTGATGGCCCGCATGTGGCCGGTGCTGTCCGGCACGCCGGAATGGTTTGTGATCGTGACCACCGCCGGTCTGGTGACCATGGTGCTGGGTGCGGTGATCGCGCTGTTCAAGCATGACCTGAAGGCGCTGCTGGCGTTCTCGACCGTCAGCCACCTGGGCCTGATCACGATGCTGCTGGGCACTGGCACCGCATTCGGGGCCATGGCCGCGATGTTCCACATCCTCAACCACGCAACCTTCAAGGCCGCGCTTTTTATGTCGGCTGGCATCATCGACCACGAGACCCATACCCGCGACATCCGCCGCTTGGGCGGGCTGCGCCACCTGATGCCGATCACCTTCACCATTGCGACGCTGGCGGCACTGTCGATGGCGGGTATCCCGCTGCTCAATGGCTTCCTGTCGAAAGAGATGATGCTGGAGGAGGCCAATCATACGGTCCTCTTCAACTCCCCTTATCTGGTGCCGGTGCTGGCCACCGTTGGCTCGCTGTTCTCGGCGGCCTACTGTTTCCGCCTGATCGGCCACACTTTCCTTGGTCCGGTCCGCGATGACTACCCCGCTAAGCCGCATGATCCTCCTGTAGGTCTATGGGGTCCGCCGTCGCTGCTGGTGATCCTTGTGGTCGTCATTGGCGTCGCACCGTTCTTTGCTGAGCCATTCGTCAAGCTGGTCACCGCCTCTGTACTCGGGGAGGCCGCAGAGGTTCCCAAAGCCTATTTCAAGATCTGGCATGGGTTGGTGCCCGCGTTGTTCATGTCCATTGCGGCGGTCGTTGGCGGCCTGCTGATGATGGCCGTGTTCAATCCCGCGTTGCGCTTGTGGGACGCGGCCCCGCGCCCCGAGGCCAAGACCATATTCGAGGCGATCATTGCCTTCGCAGTAGGCCTCGCCCGCCGCATCATCGCGCCGCTGCATGACGGGGCGTTCTCGCGCTACGCGGCGATCATGGCGATTACCGTGGTGGCCATGGGCTATCATGCGTGGGTCACCGGCACCGTCGGCGCGCCGACCCGCACACCGCAAACAGCCAATCCGGTGCAAATCGCAGGCTGGCTGATGCTGGTCGCGGCCACGGGCGGGCTGGTGTTCCTGCATCGCAACCGGCTGCTGTCGCTGATCCTGATCGGCATCGTTGGTCTGATGGTGTCGGTCGGCTTCGTGTTCTTCAGCGCGCCCGATCTGGCGATGACCCAGCTGACGGTTGAGGTGGTGACCATCATCTTGCTGCTGCTGGCGCTGAACTTCCTGCCCAACCGCACGCCTGTCGAAAGCACCGTGCTGCGCCGCACATCAGACACTGTCGTGGCGGTCGCGGGCGGTCTGGCGGCAACCGTCTTGTCCTATCACTACTTGCTGCGCGACACGGTCGCGCCCAGCATCTCTGAGTTCCACCTCGCTAATTCCTACAAAGGCGGGGGCGGGACCAATGTGGTCAACGTGATCCTCGTCGACTTCCGGGGCTTTGATACCTATGGCGAGATCATCGTGCTGGGCATCGCCGCGCTGCTGATCTACGCGCTGACCGAAACCCTGCTGTCGGGACCCGTGCGCGCCCGCCTGCTGAACCGCAAGCCCGACCAACCCCGTGCGGGCAACATGCACCCGATGATGATGGTGGTGATGACCCGCGTCATCATGCCGGTGGTGCTGATGGTGGCCTTCTACATCTTCCTGCGGGGCCATAACGAGCCGGGCGGCGGCTTCATCGCGGGCCTTGTGGCCTCGATCGCTGTGGTGATGCAGTACATGGCCTCTGGCTTTGCCTGGACCACCGCGCGGCTGCGCTACCCTTATCACGGCGTGATCGGGTCGGGTGTGCTGATCGCCGGTTTGACCGGCATCGGGTCGTGGTTTTTCACCAAACCGTTCCTGACGTCTGACTTCACCTATGTGCGCATCCCGCCGTTTGAGAAGTTCGAGCTGGCCACAGCCGCGCTGTTTGATCTTGGCGTGTTCCTTGCTGTGGTCGGCGCGGTGATGTTGTCGCTTGAAAGCTTCTCCCGCCTCGCGCGCCGCGCGCATGTACAAGATAGCGACCACCCTATGGATATCGACCCGTCCCGCGACGACCCCAAGAAAGAGGCGGAGGCGTAA
- a CDS encoding TRAP transporter substrate-binding protein has protein sequence MKNKVIATAFAASLAATGAQAQQTIEMTSSFSANLPILGTAGVDFTNRINSISTEVEFEHFDPGKLVPTLEALDAVSNGSVDAAYATSGYWQGKIPSASLFAAVPFGPEAGEFMGWILYDDGLELWQEMYDQAGYNVKVMPCGVIAPETSGWFKNEINSVADLEGLNMRFFGLGAEVMQRLGVSTSLLAAGDIFPALERGAIDATEFSMPLIDARLGFHKIAKYNYFPGWHQPSTLFELIVNVDVWEDLSEIAQNQIQTACLANVTTNLAEGEAKNFAAMVENTEKNGVTIKQWPPEMLDQFEAAWNEVAAELASEDAHFKKTWDDLQEYRAGYKTWVENIYLPRDR, from the coding sequence ATGAAGAACAAAGTAATCGCAACCGCGTTTGCCGCGTCTCTGGCCGCCACCGGCGCGCAGGCGCAGCAAACCATCGAAATGACTTCGTCATTCTCCGCCAACCTGCCAATTCTCGGCACAGCGGGCGTCGACTTCACCAACCGCATCAACTCGATCTCCACAGAGGTGGAATTTGAGCATTTTGATCCCGGCAAACTGGTCCCGACCTTGGAAGCGCTAGACGCAGTGTCCAATGGCTCGGTTGACGCGGCCTATGCCACATCCGGCTACTGGCAGGGCAAGATCCCGTCTGCATCGCTGTTTGCTGCTGTGCCATTCGGCCCGGAAGCGGGCGAGTTCATGGGCTGGATCCTGTATGATGACGGGCTTGAGCTGTGGCAGGAAATGTACGACCAGGCCGGTTACAACGTGAAGGTTATGCCCTGTGGCGTGATCGCGCCAGAAACATCCGGCTGGTTCAAGAACGAGATCAACTCGGTCGCTGACCTTGAAGGTCTGAACATGCGCTTCTTCGGCCTTGGCGCCGAGGTGATGCAGCGTCTGGGCGTGTCAACATCGCTGCTGGCTGCGGGCGATATCTTCCCGGCGCTGGAGCGCGGCGCGATTGACGCGACCGAATTCTCCATGCCGCTGATTGATGCGCGTCTGGGTTTCCACAAGATCGCGAAATACAACTACTTCCCCGGCTGGCACCAGCCCTCGACCCTGTTTGAGCTGATCGTCAACGTCGACGTCTGGGAAGACCTGTCCGAGATCGCGCAGAACCAGATCCAGACCGCATGTCTGGCCAACGTCACCACCAACCTTGCGGAAGGTGAGGCGAAAAACTTTGCGGCCATGGTTGAGAACACCGAGAAGAACGGCGTGACCATCAAGCAGTGGCCGCCGGAGATGCTCGACCAGTTTGAAGCTGCATGGAACGAGGTTGCAGCCGAGCTCGCTTCCGAGGATGCGCATTTCAAAAAGACCTGGGATGACCTGCAAGAGTACCGTGCTGGTTACAAAACCTGGGTTGAGAACATTTATCTGCCCCGCGACCGGTAA
- a CDS encoding LysR family transcriptional regulator has product MNAVNLKLLQTFLLVAEHGSFRRAAEIANRAPSAISMQIRDLEAQVGLRLFVRKAQRISLSPEGRRLFDRTKGAMDNVQSELSELSNIAARRRGQVQIGCAPTLAASYMGDILYNFARRYPDSVVSVREVPPTEGLELLQQQKVEFYIGPEVARIKDFEFEALITDQLLACTPPQFDTGVNQISVTDLDKTPMILLDSKTALRLLVDQVTKRAGITLNVRYELQNATTAMNLVEAGLGVAILPEIVAAHGDKNRFRAIPLSDPMTERMIGIVTARGYVKHNYSERLLAFIRAGFGGRGTTNLGELDI; this is encoded by the coding sequence GTGAACGCGGTCAATCTCAAGCTTCTGCAGACCTTTTTGCTTGTGGCCGAGCATGGCAGTTTCCGTCGTGCGGCGGAGATCGCCAACCGTGCGCCGTCGGCGATTTCTATGCAGATCAGGGACCTGGAGGCCCAAGTCGGCCTGCGCCTGTTTGTCCGCAAGGCGCAGCGGATCTCGCTGTCGCCAGAGGGACGGAGGCTTTTTGATCGCACCAAAGGTGCGATGGATAACGTGCAGTCCGAGTTGTCAGAATTGTCCAACATTGCGGCGCGACGGCGCGGGCAGGTGCAGATTGGCTGTGCGCCGACCTTGGCCGCGTCCTATATGGGCGACATCCTTTACAACTTCGCGCGGCGTTACCCTGACAGCGTGGTCAGCGTACGAGAGGTCCCGCCAACCGAAGGTCTGGAACTGCTGCAGCAGCAAAAAGTGGAGTTCTACATTGGGCCCGAAGTGGCAAGAATCAAGGATTTCGAATTCGAAGCTCTGATCACCGATCAGCTGTTGGCCTGCACACCGCCGCAATTTGATACCGGAGTGAACCAAATCAGCGTCACGGATCTGGACAAAACTCCGATGATATTGCTGGATTCCAAAACGGCGTTGCGTCTGCTTGTCGATCAGGTCACGAAACGCGCCGGCATCACATTGAATGTCCGCTACGAGTTGCAGAACGCGACGACGGCGATGAACCTTGTAGAGGCAGGTCTTGGCGTAGCTATTTTGCCGGAAATCGTCGCGGCCCATGGCGACAAAAATCGGTTCCGCGCCATTCCGCTTTCCGACCCCATGACCGAGCGGATGATCGGCATTGTGACGGCCCGAGGCTACGTGAAACACAACTACTCCGAGCGTCTTTTGGCCTTCATCCGGGCGGGCTTCGGCGGGCGGGGAACGACAAATTTGGGTGAATTGGATATTTAA
- a CDS encoding aldehyde dehydrogenase family protein: MSISLNGLNPAQCFISGVWCDPVAGDTLELINPSDGSHLCNIAKGGVEDVDRAVAAAETAMRGDWGRSTAVERSRILYKTGQLVLGHIDQLAELEAKDVGKPLKQARADVVALARYMEFYAGAADKIHGATIPYLDGYTVYTLRQPHGVTGHIVPWNYPMQIIGRSVGAALAMGNACVLKPAEEACLTALYFAELMAQAGLPAGALNVVPGLGAEAGAALSGHEGIHHMSFTGSVGVGKLIQQSAGANVVPVTLELGGKSPQLVFDDADIDAALPFLVNAGIQNAGQTCSASSRILVQRGVYDQVLTKMVQRYSALRAGPAMDDFDVGPLVSNRQKDIVESFLKRGSDLKVAAQGAVVDGAPEGGAYVAPTLFEGVSPDHTLAQDEIFGPVQVIIPFETEEEALQIANGTQYGLVASVWTGNGARQMRLAKALRAGQVFLNNYGAGGGVELPFGGTGLSGHGREKGFEALYGFSSLKTVAALHG, encoded by the coding sequence ATGTCCATCTCCCTAAACGGCCTGAACCCCGCGCAATGCTTCATTAGCGGGGTGTGGTGTGATCCGGTGGCGGGCGACACGCTGGAATTGATCAACCCCTCGGACGGCTCGCATTTGTGCAATATTGCGAAGGGCGGGGTGGAAGATGTCGACCGCGCGGTCGCGGCGGCCGAAACCGCGATGCGTGGCGATTGGGGCCGGTCCACAGCTGTAGAACGCAGCCGTATTCTATACAAAACGGGCCAGCTGGTGCTGGGCCATATTGACCAGCTGGCAGAGCTTGAGGCCAAAGACGTGGGCAAACCCCTGAAGCAGGCCCGCGCCGATGTGGTCGCCTTGGCGCGCTACATGGAATTCTATGCAGGCGCCGCTGACAAAATACACGGGGCCACCATTCCGTATCTCGACGGCTATACCGTCTACACCTTGCGTCAGCCGCATGGGGTGACGGGCCATATCGTGCCTTGGAACTACCCGATGCAGATCATCGGGCGATCCGTGGGTGCGGCCTTGGCGATGGGCAACGCCTGCGTTTTGAAACCGGCGGAGGAAGCCTGCCTGACCGCTTTGTATTTTGCCGAACTGATGGCGCAGGCAGGCCTGCCGGCCGGCGCGCTCAATGTTGTGCCTGGATTGGGGGCGGAAGCGGGGGCCGCCTTGAGCGGACATGAGGGTATCCACCACATGTCCTTCACCGGCTCGGTCGGCGTCGGCAAGCTGATCCAGCAATCGGCGGGTGCAAATGTCGTGCCGGTAACGCTGGAACTTGGCGGCAAGTCCCCGCAATTGGTCTTCGACGACGCTGATATCGACGCAGCCTTGCCGTTTTTGGTTAATGCCGGGATACAGAATGCGGGCCAGACCTGCTCGGCCTCGTCGCGCATTCTGGTGCAGCGCGGCGTGTACGATCAGGTGTTGACCAAGATGGTGCAGCGCTACAGCGCGCTGCGTGCAGGTCCCGCCATGGATGATTTTGACGTGGGTCCGCTGGTCTCCAACCGCCAGAAGGACATCGTGGAGAGCTTCCTGAAACGGGGCTCAGATTTGAAAGTGGCGGCACAAGGCGCCGTGGTGGATGGTGCGCCGGAAGGCGGCGCTTACGTCGCGCCAACCTTGTTTGAAGGCGTCAGCCCCGACCACACGCTCGCCCAGGACGAGATTTTCGGCCCGGTTCAGGTGATCATCCCATTCGAGACGGAAGAGGAGGCGCTCCAGATTGCCAATGGCACCCAATACGGTCTCGTGGCCTCGGTCTGGACGGGGAATGGCGCGCGGCAGATGCGGCTGGCCAAGGCTCTGCGGGCGGGGCAGGTCTTCCTCAACAATTATGGCGCGGGTGGCGGGGTGGAGCTGCCCTTTGGCGGCACCGGGCTGTCAGGCCATGGCCGCGAAAAGGGGTTCGAGGCGCTTTATGGGTTTTCAAGCTTGAAAACCGTCGCAGCGCTGCACGGATGA
- a CDS encoding SDR family oxidoreductase, translating into MRLDGKIAIVTGGASGFGAGITRKFLAEGARVMVADLNIEAAADLGAEAVQTNVASDTDVQNMVQATLDRFGRIDILINNAGTTHLPAAMEEIGEDDFDKVFAVNCKSVYLTAKHVVPLMKAQGSGAILNVASTAGVSPRPRLNWYNASKGWMITATKAMAVELAPDGVRVNAINPVAGETPLLKSFMGEDTPEVRAKFISTIPIGRFSTPEDMGNAACYLCSDEASMVTGVCMEVDGGRCI; encoded by the coding sequence ATGAGGCTTGACGGAAAAATAGCGATCGTGACCGGCGGGGCGTCGGGTTTCGGTGCGGGGATCACCCGCAAGTTTTTGGCTGAGGGCGCGCGTGTCATGGTCGCCGACCTCAACATCGAAGCGGCAGCTGATTTGGGAGCGGAGGCCGTGCAAACCAATGTGGCCAGCGACACAGATGTGCAAAACATGGTGCAGGCCACGCTGGACCGGTTCGGCCGCATCGATATCCTGATCAACAACGCCGGCACCACCCATTTGCCTGCCGCGATGGAAGAGATTGGCGAAGATGATTTCGACAAGGTCTTCGCGGTGAACTGCAAGTCGGTCTATTTGACCGCCAAACACGTGGTCCCGCTGATGAAGGCGCAAGGGTCGGGCGCGATCTTGAATGTCGCCTCCACGGCCGGGGTCAGCCCGCGTCCGCGGCTGAATTGGTACAACGCCTCCAAAGGGTGGATGATCACCGCGACCAAGGCCATGGCGGTGGAACTGGCGCCTGACGGCGTGCGGGTGAACGCGATCAACCCGGTGGCGGGAGAGACGCCGCTCTTGAAATCATTCATGGGCGAGGACACACCGGAGGTCCGCGCCAAGTTTATTTCCACCATCCCCATTGGTCGCTTCTCCACGCCTGAGGATATGGGCAACGCCGCGTGCTATTTGTGCTCGGACGAGGCGTCTATGGTCACCGGCGTTTGCATGGAGGTTGACGGCGGGCGCTGCATCTAG